A genome region from Hippopotamus amphibius kiboko isolate mHipAmp2 chromosome 1, mHipAmp2.hap2, whole genome shotgun sequence includes the following:
- the HPDL gene encoding 4-hydroxyphenylpyruvate dioxygenase-like protein: MAAPARRLCHVAFHVPAGLPLAWDLQRLFGFQPLAMREADGWRQLALRSGDAVFLVNEGAGPGEPLYGLDPHHVVPSATNLCFDVADAGAAARALEAQGCSVPVPPVSVRDEHGAATYAVVSSPAGNLSLTLLERTGFCGPFLPGFRPVPSAPGPGWVSHVDHLTLACTPSSSPKLMRWFHDCLGFRHLPLSPGEDPELGLEVAAESGRGGLRLTALQAPVGSDVPTLVLAESLPGVTSGQDQVEQFLARNRGPGLQHVGLYTPNIMQATEGVAGAGGQLLTPPEAYYQQPGKKQQILAAGHEPSLLARQGVLLDGDGGKFLLQVFTKSLFAEDTFFLELIQRKGATGFGQGNIRALWQSVQEHAARVQEGGCSRLS, from the coding sequence atggccgcgcccgcccgccgcctGTGCCATGTGGCCTTCCATGTGCCCGCGGGACTGCCCCTCGCCTGGGATCTGCAGCGCCTCTTCGGCTTCCAGCCCCTGGCCATGCGGGAAGCAGACGGCTGGCGGCAACTGGCTCTGCGCAGTGGCGACGCGGTCTTTTTGGTGAACGAGGGCGCGGGACCTGGGGAGCCGCTGTACGGCTTGGACCCGCATCATGTGGTGCCCAGCGCCACGAACCTGTGCTTCGACGTGGCCGACGCGGGCGCCGCCGCCCGGGCGCTGGAGGCGCAGGGCTGCAGCGTGCCGGTCCCCCCTGTCAGCGTGCGGGATGAGCATGGCGCCGCCACCTACGCGGTGGTCAGCTCGCCGGCCGGCAATCTCAGCCTGACGCTGCTGGAGCGCACTGGCTTCTGCGGGCCCTTCCTGCCGGGCTTTAGACCTGTGCCTTCGGCACCCGGCCCGGGCTGGGTCAGCCACGTGGACCACCTGACCTTGGCCTGCACCCCCAGCAGCTCCCCAAAACTTATGCGCTGGTTCCACGACTGTCTAGGCTTTCGCCACCTGCCACTGAGCCCAGGTGAGGATCCGGAGCTGGGCCTGGAGGTGGCAGCAGAGTCCGGACGCGGGGGTCTGAGGCTCACCGCCCTGCAGGCCCCTGTGGGCAGTGATGTCCCCACCCTTGTGCTGGCAGAGTCCTTGCCGGGGGTCACCAGCGGACAGGACCAGGTGGAGCAATTCCTGGCCCGGAACAGGGGACCTGGACTGCAGCACGTGGGGCTGTACACACCGAATATCATGCAAGCCACggagggggtggcaggggccGGGGGTCAGCTCCTGACTCCTCCTGAGGCCTACTACCAGCAGCCAGGCAAGAAGCAGCAGATCCTGGCTGCAGGGCATGAGCCTAGCCTGCTGGCCCGACAGGGGGTCTTGCTAGATGGTGATGGAGGCAAGTTTCTGCTTCAGGTCTTCACCAAGTCCCTCTTTGCAGAGGACACTTTCTTCCTGGAGCTGATTCAGAGGAAGGGGGCCACTGGATTTGGCCAGGGCAACATTCGGGCCCTGTGGCAGTCTGTGCAGGAGCATGCTGCCAGGGTCCAGGAAGGTGGGTGCAGCCGCCTGTCCTAG
- the MUTYH gene encoding adenine DNA glycosylase isoform X6: MTPRVPRLYGLWSIMKKPRAAVGSRSRCRKQASSQEGREKRALSSRQAKSSAPDACAGTIPEFSEAPAGLARRQEEVVLQASVSPYHLFRDTAEVTVFRESLLSWYGREKRDLPWRRRAEGEVDLDRRAYAVWVSEVMLQQTQVATVISYYNRWMQKWPTLQDLASASLEEVNQLWAGLGYYSRGRWLLEGAQKVVEELGGHMPRTAETLQRLLPGVGRYTAGAIASIAFGQATGVVDGNVVRVLCRVRAIGADPSSTLVSQQLWSLAQQLVDPARPGDFNQAAMELGATVCTPQRPLCSQCPVQSLCRAHLRVEREQLSVSWSPPGSRDVEECAPNTGQCQLCAPPTEPWDQTLGVANFPRKASRRPPREECSAICVLEQPRAIGGPRILLVQRPNSGLLAGLWEFPSVTAEPSGQHQCKALLQELQSWVGPLPATRLQHLGQVVHTFSHIKVTYQVYGLALEEQTPVTIVPPGARWLTREEFHTAAVSTAMKKVFRMYEGQQPGTCKGSKRSQMSTLSRRKKPSPGQQVLDSFFRPHIPADAPGLSGATQ, from the exons ATGACACCGCGGGTCCCTCGCCTGTACGGTCTCTGG TCAATCATGAAGAAGCCACGAGCAGCTGTGGGAAGTCGAAGTCGTTGCAGGAAGCAGGCATCCagccaggagggaagggagaaacgTGCCCTCAGCAGCAGACAGGCCAAGTCCTCTGCACCTGATG CCTGTGCAGGGACAATCCCTGAGTTTTCTGAGGCCCCAGCAGGCCTCGCCAGGCGGCAGGAGGAGGTGGTATTGCAGGCCTCTGTCTCCCCGTACCATCTATTCAGAGACACAGCTGAGGTCACAGTCTTCCGAGAGAGCCTGCTGAGCTGGTATGGCCGAGAAAAGCGAGACCTACCCTGGAGAAGGCGG GCGGAGGGTGAGGTGGACCTGGACAGGCGGGCATATGCCG TGTGGGTCTCAGAGGTCATGCTGCAGCAGACCCAGGTTGCCACGGTGATCAGCTATTATAACCGATGGATGCAG AAGTGGCCAACGCTGCAGGACCTGGCCAGTGCTTCCCTGGAG GAGGTAAACCAGCTCTGGGCTGGCCTGGGTTATTACTCTCGAGGCCGGTGGCTACTGGAAGGAGCCCAGAAg GTGGTAGAGGAGCTAGGAGGCCACATGCCACGCACAGCAGAGACCCTGCAGCGGCTCCTGCCTGGTGTGGGGCGGTACACAGCCGGAGCCATTGCTTCCATTGCCTTTGGCCAG gcaacCGGTGTGGTGGATGGGAACGTAGTACGGGTGCTATGCCGTGTCCGAGCCATTGGTGCTGATCCCAGCAGCACCCTTGTCTCCCAGCAGCTCTG GAGCCTCGCCCAGCAGCTGGTGGACCCAGCCCGGCCAGGGGACTTTAACCAAGCAGCCATGGAGCTGGGGGCCACAGTGTGTACCCCGCAGCGCCCACTCTGCAGCCAGTGCCCTGTGCAGAGCCTGTGCCGGGCTCACCTGAGG GTGGAGCGAGAGCAGCTCTCAGTCTCATGGAGCCCGCCAGGCAGTCGTGACGTGGAGGAGTGTG CTCCCAACACTGGACAGTGCCAGCTGTGTGCACCTCCCACAGAGCCCTGGGACCAGACCCTGGGAGTGGCCAACTTTCCCAGAAAGGCCAGTCGTAGGCCCCCCAGGGAGGAGTGCTCTGCCATCTGTGTTCTGGAGCAGCCCAGGGCCATTGGGGGTCCCCGAATTCTGCTGGTGCAGAGGCCCAACTCAG GTCTGCTGGCAGGACTGTGGGAGTTCCCATCTGTGACCGCAGAGCCCTCAGGGCAGCACCAGTGCAAGGCCCTGCTGCAGGAGCTGCAGAGTTGGGTTGGGCCCCTCCCAGCCACCCGCCTTCAGCACCTGGGGCAG GTGGTCCACACCTTCTCTCACATCAAGGTGACATATCAAGTATATGGTCTGGCCCTGGAAGAGCAGACCCCAGTGACCATCGTACCACCTGGCGCTCGCTGGCTGACCCGGGAGGAGTTTCACACCGCCGCTGTCTCCACCGCCATGAAAAAG GTGTTCCGCATGTACGAGGGCCAACAGCCAGGGACCTGCAAG GGTTCCAAAAGATCCCAGATGTCCACCCTGTCTAGACGGAAAaagcccagcccaggccagcaAGTCCTGGATAGTTTCTTTCGGCCCCACATCCCTGCTGATGCACCTGGCCTCAGCGGTGCAACCCAGTGA
- the MUTYH gene encoding adenine DNA glycosylase isoform X2, whose amino-acid sequence MTPRVPRLYGLWSIMKKPRAAVGSRSRCRKQASSQEGREKRALSSRQAKSSAPDGLARRQEEVVLQASVSPYHLFRDTAEVTVFRESLLSWYGREKRDLPWRRRAEGEVDLDRRAYAVWVSEVMLQQTQVATVISYYNRWMQKWPTLQDLASASLEEVNQLWAGLGYYSRGRWLLEGAQKVVEELGGHMPRTAETLQRLLPGVGRYTAGAIASIAFGQATGVVDGNVVRVLCRVRAIGADPSSTLVSQQLWSLAQQLVDPARPGDFNQAAMELGATVCTPQRPLCSQCPVQSLCRAHLRVEREQLSVSWSPPGSRDVEECAPNTGQCQLCAPPTEPWDQTLGVANFPRKASRRPPREECSAICVLEQPRAIGGPRILLVQRPNSGLLAGLWEFPSVTAEPSGQHQCKALLQELQSWVGPLPATRLQHLGQVVHTFSHIKVTYQVYGLALEEQTPVTIVPPGARWLTREEFHTAAVSTAMKKVFRMYEGQQPGTCKGSKRSQMSTLSRRKKPSPGQQVLDSFFRPHIPADAPGLSGATQ is encoded by the exons ATGACACCGCGGGTCCCTCGCCTGTACGGTCTCTGG TCAATCATGAAGAAGCCACGAGCAGCTGTGGGAAGTCGAAGTCGTTGCAGGAAGCAGGCATCCagccaggagggaagggagaaacgTGCCCTCAGCAGCAGACAGGCCAAGTCCTCTGCACCTGATG GCCTCGCCAGGCGGCAGGAGGAGGTGGTATTGCAGGCCTCTGTCTCCCCGTACCATCTATTCAGAGACACAGCTGAGGTCACAGTCTTCCGAGAGAGCCTGCTGAGCTGGTATGGCCGAGAAAAGCGAGACCTACCCTGGAGAAGGCGG GCGGAGGGTGAGGTGGACCTGGACAGGCGGGCATATGCCG TGTGGGTCTCAGAGGTCATGCTGCAGCAGACCCAGGTTGCCACGGTGATCAGCTATTATAACCGATGGATGCAG AAGTGGCCAACGCTGCAGGACCTGGCCAGTGCTTCCCTGGAG GAGGTAAACCAGCTCTGGGCTGGCCTGGGTTATTACTCTCGAGGCCGGTGGCTACTGGAAGGAGCCCAGAAg GTGGTAGAGGAGCTAGGAGGCCACATGCCACGCACAGCAGAGACCCTGCAGCGGCTCCTGCCTGGTGTGGGGCGGTACACAGCCGGAGCCATTGCTTCCATTGCCTTTGGCCAG gcaacCGGTGTGGTGGATGGGAACGTAGTACGGGTGCTATGCCGTGTCCGAGCCATTGGTGCTGATCCCAGCAGCACCCTTGTCTCCCAGCAGCTCTG GAGCCTCGCCCAGCAGCTGGTGGACCCAGCCCGGCCAGGGGACTTTAACCAAGCAGCCATGGAGCTGGGGGCCACAGTGTGTACCCCGCAGCGCCCACTCTGCAGCCAGTGCCCTGTGCAGAGCCTGTGCCGGGCTCACCTGAGG GTGGAGCGAGAGCAGCTCTCAGTCTCATGGAGCCCGCCAGGCAGTCGTGACGTGGAGGAGTGTG CTCCCAACACTGGACAGTGCCAGCTGTGTGCACCTCCCACAGAGCCCTGGGACCAGACCCTGGGAGTGGCCAACTTTCCCAGAAAGGCCAGTCGTAGGCCCCCCAGGGAGGAGTGCTCTGCCATCTGTGTTCTGGAGCAGCCCAGGGCCATTGGGGGTCCCCGAATTCTGCTGGTGCAGAGGCCCAACTCAG GTCTGCTGGCAGGACTGTGGGAGTTCCCATCTGTGACCGCAGAGCCCTCAGGGCAGCACCAGTGCAAGGCCCTGCTGCAGGAGCTGCAGAGTTGGGTTGGGCCCCTCCCAGCCACCCGCCTTCAGCACCTGGGGCAG GTGGTCCACACCTTCTCTCACATCAAGGTGACATATCAAGTATATGGTCTGGCCCTGGAAGAGCAGACCCCAGTGACCATCGTACCACCTGGCGCTCGCTGGCTGACCCGGGAGGAGTTTCACACCGCCGCTGTCTCCACCGCCATGAAAAAG GTGTTCCGCATGTACGAGGGCCAACAGCCAGGGACCTGCAAG GGTTCCAAAAGATCCCAGATGTCCACCCTGTCTAGACGGAAAaagcccagcccaggccagcaAGTCCTGGATAGTTTCTTTCGGCCCCACATCCCTGCTGATGCACCTGGCCTCAGCGGTGCAACCCAGTGA
- the MUTYH gene encoding adenine DNA glycosylase isoform X3, whose product MESIMKKPRAAVGSRSRCRKQASSQEGREKRALSSRQAKSSAPDGLARRQEEVVLQASVSPYHLFRDTAEVTVFRESLLSWYGREKRDLPWRRRAEGEVDLDRRAYAVWVSEVMLQQTQVATVISYYNRWMQKWPTLQDLASASLEEVNQLWAGLGYYSRGRWLLEGAQKVVEELGGHMPRTAETLQRLLPGVGRYTAGAIASIAFGQATGVVDGNVVRVLCRVRAIGADPSSTLVSQQLWSLAQQLVDPARPGDFNQAAMELGATVCTPQRPLCSQCPVQSLCRAHLRVEREQLSVSWSPPGSRDVEECAPNTGQCQLCAPPTEPWDQTLGVANFPRKASRRPPREECSAICVLEQPRAIGGPRILLVQRPNSGLLAGLWEFPSVTAEPSGQHQCKALLQELQSWVGPLPATRLQHLGQVVHTFSHIKVTYQVYGLALEEQTPVTIVPPGARWLTREEFHTAAVSTAMKKVFRMYEGQQPGTCKGSKRSQMSTLSRRKKPSPGQQVLDSFFRPHIPADAPGLSGATQ is encoded by the exons ATGGAG TCAATCATGAAGAAGCCACGAGCAGCTGTGGGAAGTCGAAGTCGTTGCAGGAAGCAGGCATCCagccaggagggaagggagaaacgTGCCCTCAGCAGCAGACAGGCCAAGTCCTCTGCACCTGATG GCCTCGCCAGGCGGCAGGAGGAGGTGGTATTGCAGGCCTCTGTCTCCCCGTACCATCTATTCAGAGACACAGCTGAGGTCACAGTCTTCCGAGAGAGCCTGCTGAGCTGGTATGGCCGAGAAAAGCGAGACCTACCCTGGAGAAGGCGG GCGGAGGGTGAGGTGGACCTGGACAGGCGGGCATATGCCG TGTGGGTCTCAGAGGTCATGCTGCAGCAGACCCAGGTTGCCACGGTGATCAGCTATTATAACCGATGGATGCAG AAGTGGCCAACGCTGCAGGACCTGGCCAGTGCTTCCCTGGAG GAGGTAAACCAGCTCTGGGCTGGCCTGGGTTATTACTCTCGAGGCCGGTGGCTACTGGAAGGAGCCCAGAAg GTGGTAGAGGAGCTAGGAGGCCACATGCCACGCACAGCAGAGACCCTGCAGCGGCTCCTGCCTGGTGTGGGGCGGTACACAGCCGGAGCCATTGCTTCCATTGCCTTTGGCCAG gcaacCGGTGTGGTGGATGGGAACGTAGTACGGGTGCTATGCCGTGTCCGAGCCATTGGTGCTGATCCCAGCAGCACCCTTGTCTCCCAGCAGCTCTG GAGCCTCGCCCAGCAGCTGGTGGACCCAGCCCGGCCAGGGGACTTTAACCAAGCAGCCATGGAGCTGGGGGCCACAGTGTGTACCCCGCAGCGCCCACTCTGCAGCCAGTGCCCTGTGCAGAGCCTGTGCCGGGCTCACCTGAGG GTGGAGCGAGAGCAGCTCTCAGTCTCATGGAGCCCGCCAGGCAGTCGTGACGTGGAGGAGTGTG CTCCCAACACTGGACAGTGCCAGCTGTGTGCACCTCCCACAGAGCCCTGGGACCAGACCCTGGGAGTGGCCAACTTTCCCAGAAAGGCCAGTCGTAGGCCCCCCAGGGAGGAGTGCTCTGCCATCTGTGTTCTGGAGCAGCCCAGGGCCATTGGGGGTCCCCGAATTCTGCTGGTGCAGAGGCCCAACTCAG GTCTGCTGGCAGGACTGTGGGAGTTCCCATCTGTGACCGCAGAGCCCTCAGGGCAGCACCAGTGCAAGGCCCTGCTGCAGGAGCTGCAGAGTTGGGTTGGGCCCCTCCCAGCCACCCGCCTTCAGCACCTGGGGCAG GTGGTCCACACCTTCTCTCACATCAAGGTGACATATCAAGTATATGGTCTGGCCCTGGAAGAGCAGACCCCAGTGACCATCGTACCACCTGGCGCTCGCTGGCTGACCCGGGAGGAGTTTCACACCGCCGCTGTCTCCACCGCCATGAAAAAG GTGTTCCGCATGTACGAGGGCCAACAGCCAGGGACCTGCAAG GGTTCCAAAAGATCCCAGATGTCCACCCTGTCTAGACGGAAAaagcccagcccaggccagcaAGTCCTGGATAGTTTCTTTCGGCCCCACATCCCTGCTGATGCACCTGGCCTCAGCGGTGCAACCCAGTGA
- the MUTYH gene encoding adenine DNA glycosylase isoform X5, whose amino-acid sequence MAEKSETYPGEGGRRVRWTWTGGHMPKWPTLQDLASASLEEVNQLWAGLGYYSRGRWLLEGAQKVVEELGGHMPRTAETLQRLLPGVGRYTAGAIASIAFGQATGVVDGNVVRVLCRVRAIGADPSSTLVSQQLWSLAQQLVDPARPGDFNQAAMELGATVCTPQRPLCSQCPVQSLCRAHLRVEREQLSVSWSPPGSRDVEECAPNTGQCQLCAPPTEPWDQTLGVANFPRKASRRPPREECSAICVLEQPRAIGGPRILLVQRPNSGLLAGLWEFPSVTAEPSGQHQCKALLQELQSWVGPLPATRLQHLGQVVHTFSHIKVTYQVYGLALEEQTPVTIVPPGARWLTREEFHTAAVSTAMKKVFRMYEGQQPGTCKGSKRSQMSTLSRRKKPSPGQQVLDSFFRPHIPADAPGLSGATQ is encoded by the exons ATGGCCGAGAAAAGCGAGACCTACCCTGGAGAAGGCGG GCGGAGGGTGAGGTGGACCTGGACAGGCGGGCATATGCCG AAGTGGCCAACGCTGCAGGACCTGGCCAGTGCTTCCCTGGAG GAGGTAAACCAGCTCTGGGCTGGCCTGGGTTATTACTCTCGAGGCCGGTGGCTACTGGAAGGAGCCCAGAAg GTGGTAGAGGAGCTAGGAGGCCACATGCCACGCACAGCAGAGACCCTGCAGCGGCTCCTGCCTGGTGTGGGGCGGTACACAGCCGGAGCCATTGCTTCCATTGCCTTTGGCCAG gcaacCGGTGTGGTGGATGGGAACGTAGTACGGGTGCTATGCCGTGTCCGAGCCATTGGTGCTGATCCCAGCAGCACCCTTGTCTCCCAGCAGCTCTG GAGCCTCGCCCAGCAGCTGGTGGACCCAGCCCGGCCAGGGGACTTTAACCAAGCAGCCATGGAGCTGGGGGCCACAGTGTGTACCCCGCAGCGCCCACTCTGCAGCCAGTGCCCTGTGCAGAGCCTGTGCCGGGCTCACCTGAGG GTGGAGCGAGAGCAGCTCTCAGTCTCATGGAGCCCGCCAGGCAGTCGTGACGTGGAGGAGTGTG CTCCCAACACTGGACAGTGCCAGCTGTGTGCACCTCCCACAGAGCCCTGGGACCAGACCCTGGGAGTGGCCAACTTTCCCAGAAAGGCCAGTCGTAGGCCCCCCAGGGAGGAGTGCTCTGCCATCTGTGTTCTGGAGCAGCCCAGGGCCATTGGGGGTCCCCGAATTCTGCTGGTGCAGAGGCCCAACTCAG GTCTGCTGGCAGGACTGTGGGAGTTCCCATCTGTGACCGCAGAGCCCTCAGGGCAGCACCAGTGCAAGGCCCTGCTGCAGGAGCTGCAGAGTTGGGTTGGGCCCCTCCCAGCCACCCGCCTTCAGCACCTGGGGCAG GTGGTCCACACCTTCTCTCACATCAAGGTGACATATCAAGTATATGGTCTGGCCCTGGAAGAGCAGACCCCAGTGACCATCGTACCACCTGGCGCTCGCTGGCTGACCCGGGAGGAGTTTCACACCGCCGCTGTCTCCACCGCCATGAAAAAG GTGTTCCGCATGTACGAGGGCCAACAGCCAGGGACCTGCAAG GGTTCCAAAAGATCCCAGATGTCCACCCTGTCTAGACGGAAAaagcccagcccaggccagcaAGTCCTGGATAGTTTCTTTCGGCCCCACATCCCTGCTGATGCACCTGGCCTCAGCGGTGCAACCCAGTGA
- the MUTYH gene encoding adenine DNA glycosylase isoform X4: MAEGEVDLDRRAYAVWVSEVMLQQTQVATVISYYNRWMQKWPTLQDLASASLEEVNQLWAGLGYYSRGRWLLEGAQKVVEELGGHMPRTAETLQRLLPGVGRYTAGAIASIAFGQATGVVDGNVVRVLCRVRAIGADPSSTLVSQQLWSLAQQLVDPARPGDFNQAAMELGATVCTPQRPLCSQCPVQSLCRAHLRVEREQLSVSWSPPGSRDVEECAPNTGQCQLCAPPTEPWDQTLGVANFPRKASRRPPREECSAICVLEQPRAIGGPRILLVQRPNSGLLAGLWEFPSVTAEPSGQHQCKALLQELQSWVGPLPATRLQHLGQVVHTFSHIKVTYQVYGLALEEQTPVTIVPPGARWLTREEFHTAAVSTAMKKVFRMYEGQQPGTCKGSKRSQMSTLSRRKKPSPGQQVLDSFFRPHIPADAPGLSGATQ; encoded by the exons ATG GCGGAGGGTGAGGTGGACCTGGACAGGCGGGCATATGCCG TGTGGGTCTCAGAGGTCATGCTGCAGCAGACCCAGGTTGCCACGGTGATCAGCTATTATAACCGATGGATGCAG AAGTGGCCAACGCTGCAGGACCTGGCCAGTGCTTCCCTGGAG GAGGTAAACCAGCTCTGGGCTGGCCTGGGTTATTACTCTCGAGGCCGGTGGCTACTGGAAGGAGCCCAGAAg GTGGTAGAGGAGCTAGGAGGCCACATGCCACGCACAGCAGAGACCCTGCAGCGGCTCCTGCCTGGTGTGGGGCGGTACACAGCCGGAGCCATTGCTTCCATTGCCTTTGGCCAG gcaacCGGTGTGGTGGATGGGAACGTAGTACGGGTGCTATGCCGTGTCCGAGCCATTGGTGCTGATCCCAGCAGCACCCTTGTCTCCCAGCAGCTCTG GAGCCTCGCCCAGCAGCTGGTGGACCCAGCCCGGCCAGGGGACTTTAACCAAGCAGCCATGGAGCTGGGGGCCACAGTGTGTACCCCGCAGCGCCCACTCTGCAGCCAGTGCCCTGTGCAGAGCCTGTGCCGGGCTCACCTGAGG GTGGAGCGAGAGCAGCTCTCAGTCTCATGGAGCCCGCCAGGCAGTCGTGACGTGGAGGAGTGTG CTCCCAACACTGGACAGTGCCAGCTGTGTGCACCTCCCACAGAGCCCTGGGACCAGACCCTGGGAGTGGCCAACTTTCCCAGAAAGGCCAGTCGTAGGCCCCCCAGGGAGGAGTGCTCTGCCATCTGTGTTCTGGAGCAGCCCAGGGCCATTGGGGGTCCCCGAATTCTGCTGGTGCAGAGGCCCAACTCAG GTCTGCTGGCAGGACTGTGGGAGTTCCCATCTGTGACCGCAGAGCCCTCAGGGCAGCACCAGTGCAAGGCCCTGCTGCAGGAGCTGCAGAGTTGGGTTGGGCCCCTCCCAGCCACCCGCCTTCAGCACCTGGGGCAG GTGGTCCACACCTTCTCTCACATCAAGGTGACATATCAAGTATATGGTCTGGCCCTGGAAGAGCAGACCCCAGTGACCATCGTACCACCTGGCGCTCGCTGGCTGACCCGGGAGGAGTTTCACACCGCCGCTGTCTCCACCGCCATGAAAAAG GTGTTCCGCATGTACGAGGGCCAACAGCCAGGGACCTGCAAG GGTTCCAAAAGATCCCAGATGTCCACCCTGTCTAGACGGAAAaagcccagcccaggccagcaAGTCCTGGATAGTTTCTTTCGGCCCCACATCCCTGCTGATGCACCTGGCCTCAGCGGTGCAACCCAGTGA
- the MUTYH gene encoding adenine DNA glycosylase isoform X1 has product MGRGLAAEVPEGRVLLQTSWFWRGGAGLARAGSVLAGVVRLTAWIGRSHAPWSPSGSWAREIARESIMKKPRAAVGSRSRCRKQASSQEGREKRALSSRQAKSSAPDGLARRQEEVVLQASVSPYHLFRDTAEVTVFRESLLSWYGREKRDLPWRRRAEGEVDLDRRAYAVWVSEVMLQQTQVATVISYYNRWMQKWPTLQDLASASLEEVNQLWAGLGYYSRGRWLLEGAQKVVEELGGHMPRTAETLQRLLPGVGRYTAGAIASIAFGQATGVVDGNVVRVLCRVRAIGADPSSTLVSQQLWSLAQQLVDPARPGDFNQAAMELGATVCTPQRPLCSQCPVQSLCRAHLRVEREQLSVSWSPPGSRDVEECAPNTGQCQLCAPPTEPWDQTLGVANFPRKASRRPPREECSAICVLEQPRAIGGPRILLVQRPNSGLLAGLWEFPSVTAEPSGQHQCKALLQELQSWVGPLPATRLQHLGQVVHTFSHIKVTYQVYGLALEEQTPVTIVPPGARWLTREEFHTAAVSTAMKKVFRMYEGQQPGTCKGSKRSQMSTLSRRKKPSPGQQVLDSFFRPHIPADAPGLSGATQ; this is encoded by the exons ATGGGGCGGGGCCTCGCCGCCGAAGTCCCGGAGGGTCGCGTTCTCCTTCAGACCTCCTGGTTCTGGCGCGGAGGAGCGGGCCTGGCGCGCGCTGGGAGTGTATTGGCTGGCGTGGTTCGGCTCACCGCCTGGATTGGCCGGAGCCACGCCCCCTGGAGTCCGTCCGGGAGCTGGGCGCGGGAGATCGCGCGCGAG TCAATCATGAAGAAGCCACGAGCAGCTGTGGGAAGTCGAAGTCGTTGCAGGAAGCAGGCATCCagccaggagggaagggagaaacgTGCCCTCAGCAGCAGACAGGCCAAGTCCTCTGCACCTGATG GCCTCGCCAGGCGGCAGGAGGAGGTGGTATTGCAGGCCTCTGTCTCCCCGTACCATCTATTCAGAGACACAGCTGAGGTCACAGTCTTCCGAGAGAGCCTGCTGAGCTGGTATGGCCGAGAAAAGCGAGACCTACCCTGGAGAAGGCGG GCGGAGGGTGAGGTGGACCTGGACAGGCGGGCATATGCCG TGTGGGTCTCAGAGGTCATGCTGCAGCAGACCCAGGTTGCCACGGTGATCAGCTATTATAACCGATGGATGCAG AAGTGGCCAACGCTGCAGGACCTGGCCAGTGCTTCCCTGGAG GAGGTAAACCAGCTCTGGGCTGGCCTGGGTTATTACTCTCGAGGCCGGTGGCTACTGGAAGGAGCCCAGAAg GTGGTAGAGGAGCTAGGAGGCCACATGCCACGCACAGCAGAGACCCTGCAGCGGCTCCTGCCTGGTGTGGGGCGGTACACAGCCGGAGCCATTGCTTCCATTGCCTTTGGCCAG gcaacCGGTGTGGTGGATGGGAACGTAGTACGGGTGCTATGCCGTGTCCGAGCCATTGGTGCTGATCCCAGCAGCACCCTTGTCTCCCAGCAGCTCTG GAGCCTCGCCCAGCAGCTGGTGGACCCAGCCCGGCCAGGGGACTTTAACCAAGCAGCCATGGAGCTGGGGGCCACAGTGTGTACCCCGCAGCGCCCACTCTGCAGCCAGTGCCCTGTGCAGAGCCTGTGCCGGGCTCACCTGAGG GTGGAGCGAGAGCAGCTCTCAGTCTCATGGAGCCCGCCAGGCAGTCGTGACGTGGAGGAGTGTG CTCCCAACACTGGACAGTGCCAGCTGTGTGCACCTCCCACAGAGCCCTGGGACCAGACCCTGGGAGTGGCCAACTTTCCCAGAAAGGCCAGTCGTAGGCCCCCCAGGGAGGAGTGCTCTGCCATCTGTGTTCTGGAGCAGCCCAGGGCCATTGGGGGTCCCCGAATTCTGCTGGTGCAGAGGCCCAACTCAG GTCTGCTGGCAGGACTGTGGGAGTTCCCATCTGTGACCGCAGAGCCCTCAGGGCAGCACCAGTGCAAGGCCCTGCTGCAGGAGCTGCAGAGTTGGGTTGGGCCCCTCCCAGCCACCCGCCTTCAGCACCTGGGGCAG GTGGTCCACACCTTCTCTCACATCAAGGTGACATATCAAGTATATGGTCTGGCCCTGGAAGAGCAGACCCCAGTGACCATCGTACCACCTGGCGCTCGCTGGCTGACCCGGGAGGAGTTTCACACCGCCGCTGTCTCCACCGCCATGAAAAAG GTGTTCCGCATGTACGAGGGCCAACAGCCAGGGACCTGCAAG GGTTCCAAAAGATCCCAGATGTCCACCCTGTCTAGACGGAAAaagcccagcccaggccagcaAGTCCTGGATAGTTTCTTTCGGCCCCACATCCCTGCTGATGCACCTGGCCTCAGCGGTGCAACCCAGTGA